One genomic region from Haloprofundus salinisoli encodes:
- a CDS encoding NADPH-dependent FMN reductase, whose protein sequence is MTRVVAVSGSRRDGSYTREALKYALNAAAETGVETDFIDLGAVDLPLYHPDKDEQGESADLMRRMREADGVLLGSPVYHGSYSSTFRSFHDYCSFDEYEDTVVGLLATAGGGSYGSTLEHMRSTVRGVHGYVVPNQVGIRKAYEKFEGRSEPATNGQPAYELVDEALEERIEKLGRTVAEHARQMSAGNSPFTSE, encoded by the coding sequence ATGACACGCGTCGTCGCAGTGTCCGGGAGTCGCCGTGACGGAAGCTACACCCGCGAGGCACTGAAGTATGCGCTGAACGCCGCCGCCGAGACCGGCGTCGAAACCGACTTCATCGACCTCGGTGCGGTCGACCTCCCGCTCTACCACCCCGACAAAGACGAACAAGGCGAGTCCGCCGACCTCATGCGCCGCATGCGCGAGGCCGACGGCGTCCTCCTCGGGTCGCCGGTCTACCACGGGTCGTACTCCTCGACGTTTCGCAGTTTCCACGACTACTGCTCGTTCGACGAGTACGAGGACACGGTCGTCGGTCTGCTGGCCACTGCCGGCGGCGGCTCCTACGGGAGCACGCTCGAACACATGCGCAGCACGGTCCGCGGCGTCCACGGCTACGTCGTCCCGAACCAGGTCGGCATCCGCAAAGCCTACGAGAAGTTCGAGGGCCGAAGCGAGCCGGCGACGAACGGGCAACCGGCGTACGAACTCGTCGACGAAGCGCTCGAAGAGCGAATCGAGAAACTCGGTCGAACGGTGGCCGAACACGCACGACAGATGAGCGCCGGGAACAGTCCGTTCACGAGCGAGTGA
- a CDS encoding GIY-YIG nuclease family protein: MHYVYVVECADGSYYTGYTTDVQRRVAEHDAGDGAKYTRGRTPVELVHSESYPSKSAAMRREYEIKQLSRRQKERLVDGD, encoded by the coding sequence GTGCACTACGTCTACGTCGTCGAGTGCGCCGACGGCAGTTACTACACCGGCTACACGACCGACGTACAGCGACGCGTCGCCGAGCACGACGCGGGCGACGGTGCGAAGTACACCCGCGGTCGGACGCCGGTCGAACTCGTCCACTCGGAGTCGTACCCCTCGAAATCCGCCGCGATGCGGCGGGAGTACGAGATAAAACAGCTCTCGCGGCGACAGAAGGAGCGCCTCGTCGACGGCGACTGA